The following is a genomic window from Actinomycetota bacterium.
CAGAATCTCCCTGATCCCCGTGACCGCGTTCGCTTCGGCGGCCTCGCGAAGATCCGCCGCTATTCTCTCCGCCGTCTCCTCCACCGCGGTCTCCGCCGCGCCCGATAAGCCGATGTTGATCAACTCGCTGAAAGGCGGATAGTCCAGCGCGTCCCGCAGCGTGACTTCGGTTTCGTAGAAAGCGTCGTAGTCGCCGGCCACCAGCGCCTTGACAGCGTAGTTTTCGGGATTATATGTTTGCACGAGAACCCGACCCGGACGGCTGCCCCTGCCCGCCCGGCCGCCTACCTGCATCATAAGTTGGAATGTCCGTTCTCCCGCCCGGAAATCGGGCAGGTTCAGGGCCGTGTCCGCGTTAACGACACCCACCAGCGTAACATCCGGAAAATCAAGACCTTTGGCGATCATCTGTGTACCGAGCAGAATTCCTCCGGCTCCTTCCTTAAAGGCGAGCAGCCGGCGGCGATGTGAATCCTTGCCGACGGTCGTATCCGAGTCCATTCTGGTCACTGGGGTCTCCGGGAAAAGTTCTTTGAGCTCGTCATCAATCCGCTCGGTGCCCGCGCCGAAGAATCCGACTCCCCGGCTGCCGCAATCCGGACAGACCGACGGCGCCGGTTCTTCGTGCCCGCAGTGGTGGCAGACCAATGTCTTCGTCGCCCGATGATAGGTCAGGGAGACGTTGCAGCGGGTACAGTATATTACGTGGCCGCAGTCGCGGCAGATAACAAAATTCGCGAACCCGCGCCTATTAAGGAAAAGGATTGCTTTCTCCTTGCGCTCTATGGTCTTGGTGAGCTCGCTCAGCAGCGTCTCGCTCAGATACCCCGATTGGCCGGCTCGCTGAGCGGTCTTCATGTCGATAATTTCAACTTCGGGCATCGGACGTTCGGCGATCCGCTTCGGCAGGATTAATAGACTGTAATCTTTTTTATCGGCCCTATACCGGCTTTCAATCGACGGCGTAGCGCTGCCCAGAACAACGGCCGCGCCTTCCAGCCGGGCCCGTTCAATGGCCACGTCTCTGGCGTGATATCGCGGCGTCCGGTCTTGCTTGTAGCTGTTCTCCTGTTCCTCGTCGACAACAACAAGGCCCAGGTTCTTCACCGGCGCCCAAACGGCGGATCGCGCGCCGACGACGATCATGTATTCGCCGGTTTTTATCCGGCGCCACTGATCATACCTTTCTCCAAGGCCGAGGCCGCTGTGCAAAACCGCTACATGATCCCCGAACCTAGTCCGCCAGCGCCCGACGGTTTGCGGCGTTAGAGCGATTTCAGGCACCAAGGTAATCGAACCCCTTCCCGCCTTCAGCATTTTTTCAATAGCTCTAAGATAAACCTCTGTTTTTCCGCTGCCCGTCACGCCTTGCAATAGGAAGACTCCTTGGCCCTGACGCGCGCCCTCGTTTATTGCCTCCAGCGCCAGGCTCTGATCCTTTGTCAATTTAAGATCAAGCGGTAGTTCCTCTGGGTAGGTAAAATCCGGCTCCCGGTAAGTCGATGACCTGAAAAACTCGACTAATCCTTTTGCCTCTAAAGACTTCAAAGATGGCCGTGATATGCCCAGATAAGAATAAATCCGGTGCGCCGGCATCTCTCCGTCCTTTAAGGCCGTCAAAGCGCGCCTCTGCTTCGGGGCGCCGGACAATCCGGCCGCCGCTTCGCCAGCTTCTTCTTTTGTGACTATCAGCCGGACGTGCTCCTCAGTCTTTACGTTGACTTGAGGTTGAGAAATGGTGTAGGTCCACTTTCCTTCAACCTGCTGCCGGCTCAAGCGGCGCCCCCGTCCCGGCGGCAGCATCAGTCTGATGACGTCCGAGATGGAACAGATATATTTGTCCGCCGCCCATATAGCAAGTTTTCCCATCGCTTCACTGAACACCGGAAGCTCTTCGACAAGCCCTTCAATCTCCAGGTGCCTTTCCATAACCGGCCTGTCCGTCAGGCCGACGACATATCCCAGCCTCGTCGTCCTGGCGAAAGGAACGACCGCGACCGAACCGACGGCAATCGTGTCGGCCATATCCGACGGGACCGAATACTCAAACGGCCGGTCGATCTCTTTGGCCGGGACGTCAACGATGACAGAAGCGTAAAGCCGCTTGATGTTGTTTTTCATGTCAGAAGCCTTACGTCCAGAGGAGCGGGCTTGCTTTCGTCTCTTGCCAACTCGATCGCGCCGTTCGGGCACCCGCCCTGACAAACGGCGCAACCCATGCAAACGTCGGCATTTACTGTGTAGCCGCCGCTCACGTCCGTCATAACCGCGTCAAAAGGGCAAATCTCGGCGCACGTGCCGCAACGGGCACAGCTCGCTTCGTCGATTCCAGCCACGTATCCGGAGGAGATCATCATCGGCGCGTCGTGGACGACCATCGCCTCGATGCCGCCGCAGCAGCACTTGCAGCAATTGCAGATAGCGTAGAAGCGGTCTCCCATCGCGTCTTTGAACCAAGCCGAGTGAAGATGGCCGCGCTCGTGCTCCGCTTTAAGCAGCGCCAACGCCTCGTCGCGGCTTAAACGCCGCGACTTCCCGGGATGATGTTTAAGGGTGGCGTCGGCGTACGGTTGGCCGACTACCATGCAGACTTGTGTCGGCCGGCAGGGATCCAGCCGGGAGGCCCGGCAGGCGCATTCATAGGCCGCGATATCCGGCGGCCCGTTAAGAACGATTTTCCTGGCGTGTTTATACGGAATAACCTGCTCGATCTCTTGTTCGCCGATGTCGTGATCAAGGGTGACGATCGCCTCGGCTTGCTCCGGCGTCAGCACCTTGCCGTGATATCGCTCCGCCAGCCAGTGCTTCCCCCGGCTGCCGAACCGCGGCACCCAAAAGTTCCTTAAAAATGACACATAACGATCGGTCCACCGGCCATATACAAAAGCATGCAGCCCGTTTCTTATTGGCCTAACCAACAATACCAGCACAACAACTATTATTGGTCCGAATAGCCCAAAAGCGACAATCCTTAAAATAGCCATAAACCGATTATAGACACCGCCTCATCAACAACCAACCTCTTCGCTAAACTCACTATCTGATTCTCCGATTAATCGGAGAATCAGAATCTTAATATTTGGCAATTATCGATTGTTAATAAGATTATAATGTGCAATATTGTTAAATAATGGCGAATACAAACAACCACGCTTTACTTTCAGACGATAGAATCCTTGAACTCTATATTCTTCTATGCGAAGAAATCTGTCTTGCTGACACTCCTGGCCAAGTCGCCGAACTGCTATGCAGGCTTCTAACTCCACAGGAGCTTCGTATGGTCGCCATAAGACTTGAGGTACGCAGAATGCTTTGTGGGGGAGCCACTTATGCAGAAATATCAAACAGTCTAGCGGTTTCGAATGATACTATCTCGCGCATAAGGCTTTCTTTAGAACATACCGGCTTAAGGCCCAGACAAACGCACTCGCTTGCTGAGAATAATCCAATCGGCGAGTCTTTGATTTTCAATCCAAAAGCAATCAATGAATCACATACAAGTCTACTCAATAAATATCCCCAATACTTCTGGCCAGCTCAAATCCTGGCTAATATTGTGCGTGCATCCTCTAAAAAGTCTTCGACTTAGAAATCTGTTTCCAGAGCGCTTTGCTCTTTAGCAAGGGCCATTCGGCTTACACCGATTCTCCGGTTAATCGGAGAATCGGTGTAAGCAATTGATTTCGGATTTTGACTGGACCGGCTTTGGCATGAAGGTCAATTGATGGAAGAACTCTAGTTCTGAGTGGTACAAAAACGGGGTACGGTCACTTTGCCATTCTAGCCCCTAATTTTTGCGGGAAGATTCGCTTATTTCGCGCTTCCCTTTTCATTCTTATACCCTCTGAACTGGTCGGGCGGGCGGGATTCGAACCCGCGGCCTCCGGACCCCCAGTCCGGTGCGCTAACCAAGCTGCGCTACCGCCCGACGTTTGCATTCGAGATTGAAAGGATTTCTATAGTTTAATCTAAAACGAAGGTTTTTGACTTAAGAAGTTTTATGCAGGCCGCCGCGACATCCTCGTCATAAAGAACACCCCTGCCCTTCTCGAGCTCTTCCAGCACATCTTTCCGCTCGAGACGCGCCCGGTATGGACGGTGGCTCAACATCGCCTCGACGACATCGGCGACAGCCAGTATCCTTGCCTCCTGGCATATCTCGTCGCCTTTCAGTCCCAACGGGTAGCCGCTGCCATCGAGCCTCTCGTGATGTTGAATGACGATTTTGGCGATCGGCCAGGGGAAATCTACGGTCTTGAGGATGTCGAAGCCGAATTGAGAGTGTGTCTGGACCATGCCGAACTCCAGGTCGTTGAGGGTTCCCGGTTTACTTAAGATTTCCACAGGAATGTAAATCTTGCCAATGTCGTGGACGGTGCCGGCTATCCTGACGCCTTCCGTCTTCTCCTTGCTCAGATTCAATTCCTTTGCTATCGCCAGCGCCAGTTTTACTACACGCTGCTGATGGCCGGCCGTTGTCGGATCCTTCTTCTCCGCTGTCGCCGCCAGGGCTTCAATGGTTTCTTCCAGCGTTTTCTCAAGTCTCTTTAAACTTGACCGTACCTCTTCATCGGCCGCTTTTTTCTCCTTGGTGAGCTCGATTTTTTGCAGCGCCGCGGTCAGTTGTCTGGTAATGGTCGCGGCCATTTTGATCTCGTCGTCCGACCAATCACATCGGCTTCTAGCACAATATAGCGTCAGAG
Proteins encoded in this region:
- the priA gene encoding primosomal protein N' produces the protein MKNNIKRLYASVIVDVPAKEIDRPFEYSVPSDMADTIAVGSVAVVPFARTTRLGYVVGLTDRPVMERHLEIEGLVEELPVFSEAMGKLAIWAADKYICSISDVIRLMLPPGRGRRLSRQQVEGKWTYTISQPQVNVKTEEHVRLIVTKEEAGEAAAGLSGAPKQRRALTALKDGEMPAHRIYSYLGISRPSLKSLEAKGLVEFFRSSTYREPDFTYPEELPLDLKLTKDQSLALEAINEGARQGQGVFLLQGVTGSGKTEVYLRAIEKMLKAGRGSITLVPEIALTPQTVGRWRTRFGDHVAVLHSGLGLGERYDQWRRIKTGEYMIVVGARSAVWAPVKNLGLVVVDEEQENSYKQDRTPRYHARDVAIERARLEGAAVVLGSATPSIESRYRADKKDYSLLILPKRIAERPMPEVEIIDMKTAQRAGQSGYLSETLLSELTKTIERKEKAILFLNRRGFANFVICRDCGHVIYCTRCNVSLTYHRATKTLVCHHCGHEEPAPSVCPDCGSRGVGFFGAGTERIDDELKELFPETPVTRMDSDTTVGKDSHRRRLLAFKEGAGGILLGTQMIAKGLDFPDVTLVGVVNADTALNLPDFRAGERTFQLMMQVGGRAGRGSRPGRVLVQTYNPENYAVKALVAGDYDAFYETEVTLRDALDYPPFSELINIGLSGAAETAVEETAERIAADLREAAEANAVTGIREILGPAPAPISRLKNRWRWHIVLKTDGTSGPRDYLREHLRLPSTKNKKDAVTVIFDVDPVSLL
- a CDS encoding 4Fe-4S binding protein; its protein translation is MAILRIVAFGLFGPIIVVVLVLLVRPIRNGLHAFVYGRWTDRYVSFLRNFWVPRFGSRGKHWLAERYHGKVLTPEQAEAIVTLDHDIGEQEIEQVIPYKHARKIVLNGPPDIAAYECACRASRLDPCRPTQVCMVVGQPYADATLKHHPGKSRRLSRDEALALLKAEHERGHLHSAWFKDAMGDRFYAICNCCKCCCGGIEAMVVHDAPMMISSGYVAGIDEASCARCGTCAEICPFDAVMTDVSGGYTVNADVCMGCAVCQGGCPNGAIELARDESKPAPLDVRLLT
- a CDS encoding Trp family transcriptional regulator; amino-acid sequence: MANTNNHALLSDDRILELYILLCEEICLADTPGQVAELLCRLLTPQELRMVAIRLEVRRMLCGGATYAEISNSLAVSNDTISRIRLSLEHTGLRPRQTHSLAENNPIGESLIFNPKAINESHTSLLNKYPQYFWPAQILANIVRASSKKSST